Proteins encoded in a region of the Rutidosis leptorrhynchoides isolate AG116_Rl617_1_P2 chromosome 9, CSIRO_AGI_Rlap_v1, whole genome shotgun sequence genome:
- the LOC139867709 gene encoding uncharacterized protein — MKLQLRSFKTKKTLIVKIPNPCTLQHLKKLVSQKLPSTSNSLAANLHLSLNQKDELTTTSPKDSVQSIGITSDDVVYFTTHPNGFRDFISQMSDDVLVIILSFLPIKEAAITSILSTRWRLLWRHLNQLNFDGNRTFNNEVSFRTVCEKYITQVNSVIQSYNHPLIKDFRIRYCLRNQYVVVMMNFLWEYLR, encoded by the exons ATGAAGTTGCAACTCAGATCCTTTAAAACGAAAAAAACCCTAATTGTTAAAATCCCTAATCCTTGCACTCTCCAGCATCTTAAAAAACTCGTCTCTCAGAAACTTCCTTCTACTTCAAATTCCCTTGCTGCTAATTTACATTTATCTCTCAATCAAAAAGACGAGCTCACAACTACGTCTCCAAAAGATTCCGTTCAGTCAATCGGGATCACATCCGATGATGTCGTCTACTTCACCACACACCCTAACGGATTTCGTGATTTCATAAGTCAAATGTCAGATGATGTTCTTGTTATAATACTCTCTTTTTTGCCTATAAAGGAAGCTGCCATTACCAGCATATTATCCACAAGATGGAGACTCTTATGGCGTCATTTAAACCAATTGAACTTTGATGGAAATCGAACTTTTAATAACGAGGTTAGTTTCAGGACAGTGTGTGAAAAGTACATCACCCAGGTGAATAGTGTCATCCAAAGCTACAATCACCCATTGATTAAAGACTTTCGGATCCGTTACTGTTTGAGAAATCAATAT GTGGTAGTGATGATGAATTTCTTATGGGAGTATTTGAGATGA